One genomic segment of Cydia splendana chromosome 5, ilCydSple1.2, whole genome shotgun sequence includes these proteins:
- the LOC134790522 gene encoding asparagine synthetase domain-containing protein CG17486, which yields MLNIISKCINVVIIMCGIICEICYSSSVTPKVYNDRTILQRIKNRGPDCFNTSEINSDGGIRIIFCGAVLWMQGQELTPQPVESDVGILLYNGDIFDESWNESVSDTMTIMKKIAPKTETSAKEHIIAQLKLLKGPFSIIYYDKLTQDLYFTRDRIGRNSLLFHKMDNYIAISNVLDRRYNCVEVPATHIYCLNINTNKVTLHSWASNETENYLIEDLYETFQKQQNIPDEDFKVASETPRELWIEDDLIEFLRATSKNNDGHMKMMETLLSHPTIIITVRRLTELLQKSVKIRLKRQPNKCKNCLISRENSCSHCTIGILFSGGLDCTILAYLAHRYVSEEQSIDLINVAFKKDSMASYDVPDRLTGRQSFEELKTLCPTRKWNFIEVNVPKEELEEFQMKTIADLVFPRKTILDESLGSALWFASRGQVEDSTSSCRVLLLGSGADELFGGYKRHYNAFKRHSWPGLSEELLLDWKRISFRNLARDNRVICDHGRQPRMPYLDEEFTDYVLNLKPWLKCFPSDDFGPGIGDKLMLRLVAFNLGLRNVVTLPKRALQFGSRIANKKEKGSDLSSRFLNT from the exons atgttaaatattatttctaaATGTATAAATGTTGTTATAATAATGTGTGGAATAATTTGTGAAATCTGTTACTCAAGTTCTGTTACGCCTAAG gtttACAATGATCGTACTATTCTGCAACGTATTAAGAATAGGGGTCCAGACTGTTTCAATACCTCAGAAATAAATTCCGATGGCGGTATTAGGATAATTTTCTGTGGGGCAGTGCTATGGATGCAGGGCCAGGAGCTAACACCACAGCCTGTTGAAAGTGATGTTGGAATTCTGCTTTATAATGGAGATATTTTTGACGAATCTTGGAATGAAAGTGTCTCTGATACGATGACTATAATGAAAAAGATTGCTCCAAAAACA gaaACTTCTGCAAAAGAACATATTATTGCACAGTTAAAATTGCTCAAAGGGCCCTTTAGTATTATTTACTATGATAAACTTACGCAAGATCTATATTTTACTCGTGATCGGATTGGTAGGAACAGTCTGCTGTTTCATAAAATGGATAATTATATAGCAATCAGTAACGTCTTGG ataGAAGATATAATTGTGTAGAAGTTCCAGCAACACATATTTactgtttaaatattaatactaataAAGTCACATTACACTCATGGGCTAGTAATGAAAcagaaaattatttaattgaagATCTATATGAGACCTTCCAGAAACAACAAAATATACCTGATGAGGATTTCAAAGTTGCATCCGAAACTCCAAGAGAGCTCTGGATTGAG GATGATCTGATAGAGTTTCTTAGAGCTACATCCAAAAACAATGATGGGCATATGAAAATGATGGAGACACTTTTGAGCCATCCAACTATTATAATCACCGTTAGAAGACTGACTGAACTTCTACAAAAAAGTGTAAAAATCAGATTGAAAAGGCAACCCAATAAATGTAAAAACTGTCTTATTTCTAGAGAGAACTCTTGTTCTCATTGTACAATTGGTATCCTATTTTCAGGAGGTTTAGACTGTACTATTCTTGCATATCTGGCTCATAGATATGTATCTGAAGAACAAAGCATTGACCTTATAAATGTTGCATTCAAAAAAGATTCCATGGCATCATACGATGTGCCAGACAGATTGACAGGGAGACAGTCTTTTGAGGAATTGAAAACTCTATGTCCAACAAG AAAATGGAATTTTATAGAAGTTAATGTTCCCAAAGAAGAACTAGAGGAGTTTCAAATGAAAACAATTGCAGATCTAGTGTTCCCAAGGAAAACTATTTTAGATGAAAGCTTAGGATCAGCTTTGTGGTTTGCCTCTCGTGGACAAGTTGAGGATAGTACTTCATCTTGCAGG GTGTTGTTATTAGGTTCAGGTGCTGATGAATTATTTGGGGGATATAAAAGGCACTATAATGCATTTAAGAGACATTCCTGGCCAGGGCTTAGTGAGGAACTTCTATTGGACTGGAAGAGGATATCTTTTAGAAACCTGGCGCGAGATAACAGAGTGATATGTGACCACGGGAGACAACCCAGGATGCCGTACCTGGATGAGGAGTTCACAGATTATGTTTTGAATTTAAAACCCTGGCTGAA GTGTTTCCCTAGTGATGATTTTGGTCCTGGCATTGGAGACAAACTAATGTTGCGTCTTGTTGCCTTTAATTTAGGTTTAAGAAATGTTGTCACCCTTCCCAAAAGAGCTCTACAATTTGGATCAAGAATAgccaataaaaaagaaaaaggtaGTGATTTGTCAAGTAGGTTCTTGAACACTTGA
- the LOC134790523 gene encoding zinc finger protein 22-like, with protein MSINEKTCRLCMNTEAMINLFSVDGDLTLDKKISACIDLKIGIGDGLPAAICKICENNVKTFYDFKQKCLFIDSKLRKEKLAKNCQYSPSKLTLDDTDLDNIKMDIKIECDIFNKMDSELKNTFDSWLSDDADSAFYVDYFNNQVSGKEDENEPTSGILNNLPQHDDKKMHLKKQSRNLRKTESTQPKIYQCEICGRILKNKSVLGKHIATHSGIKQFSCKLCSKTFTRAEHKVVHMRIHLGIKPYICEICGRSFTKRQDLIRHMRIHSDAKNYACPRCDRRFKRSGDVHSHLRTHTGAKPYSCNVCDKSYTSHSGLRKHYKTHCKRENTIIK; from the exons atgtccataaatGAAAAAACGTGCAGGCTATGCATGAATACTGAGGCAATGATCAATTTATTTTCAGTGGATGGCGATCTTACACTTGATAAAAAAATCAGTGCATGTATTGATTTAAAG ATTGGTATTGGTGACGGGTTACCTGCAGCCATATGCAAAATCTgtgaaaataatgtaaaaacatTTTATGATTTCAAGCAAAAGTGTTTATTTATTGATTCTAAGTTAAGAAAAGAGAAACTAGCTAAGAACTGTCAGTATTCACCAAGCAAACTAACTTTGGATGACACTGATCTGGACAATATCAAGATGGATATTAAAATagaatgtgatatttttaacaaaatggATAGTGAGTTGAAGAACACATTTGATTCTTGGCTGTCAGATGACGCCGACTCAGCGTTTTATGTGGATTACTTTAATAACCAAGTGTCTGGCAAGGAAGACGAAAATGAACCTACATCAGGAATCTTGAACAACTTGCCACAACATGATGATAAGAAAATGCATCTTAAAAAACAATCTAGAAATTTGAGGAAAACAGAATCAACTCAACCAAAAATATACCAATGTGAGATTTGTGGGCGTATATTAAAAAACAAATCAGTATTAGGTAAGCACATTGCTACACACTCTGGTATCAAACAATTTTCATGTAAACTTTGTTCAAAAACATTCACTAGAGCAGAACATAAGGTTGTTCATATGAGAATCCATCTGGGTATCAAACCATACATTTGCGAAATATGCGGAAGGTCCTTTACAAAACGGCAAGATTTAATCAGACATATGAGAATTCATAGTGATGCTAAAAATTATGCATGTCCCAGGTGTGACCGCAGGTTCAAGCGCTCTGGTGATGTACATAGCCACTTGCGAACACACACCGGTGCCAAACCATATAGCTGTAATGTTTGTGACAAGAGCTACACTTCACACAGTGGTCTTAGGAAACATTACAAAACACATTGTAAAAGAGAAAACACTATTATCAAATGA
- the LOC134790520 gene encoding arf-GAP domain and FG repeat-containing protein 1, whose translation MAANRRKQDDKNLEILRELISINGNKYCLDCNQRGPTYVNVTIGSFVCSKCSGMLRGLTPPHRVKSISMATFTPEEIEFIKVRGNDYCRRVWLGLYEGESVNFTDEQSVKDFMSDKYEKKRYFLDQPLNNTVTNGSLSSKSKSKAKSGSAAASSAQLISIASQAPKSTVNNNTLVNAPKLGNSFFSGGNDVSMKIARPVHSIPQASPLAAPPVVAPAPVPDFPVDFSTANIYNSSQFNNNVNNNYVPVPSTTTSFAAFTPPSSTANDRYAALADLDHALRQQNMKSMEEGNNINSKNPFQSAPTNDFFGSKNPFFNGSWSAAPAPVPVNPFMPSSNSGNYVNSKNPFL comes from the exons ATGGCTGCAAACCGTCGCAAGCAAGACGACAAGAATTTAGAAATTTTACGTGAACTTATATCTATTAATGGAAACAAATATTGTTTAGATTGCAACCAAAGAGGACCTACGTACGTTAATGTTACAATCGGTTCGTTCGTTTGTTCAAAATGTTCGGGAATgct ACGTGGTCTGACGCCTCCCCATCGAGTAAAGTCGATCTCAATGGCCACATTTACCCCGGAAGAGATAGAATTTATAAAAGTGAGAGGAAATGATTACTGTAGGCGCGTTTGGTTAGGCCTATACGAGGGTGAAAGTGTGAATTTTACTGATGAACAAAGTGTGAAAGATTTTATGTCGGACAAATACGAGAAGAAACGTTACTTTCTCGATCAACCGCTGAATAATACTGTTACGAACGGAAGTTTATCATCGAAGAGTAAGTCAAAAGCTAAAAGCGGAAGTGCTGCAGCGAGCTCAGCACAGCTGATATCGATAGCGAGCCAGGCGCCGAAGTCGACAGTTAACAATAACACGCTCGTGAATGCGCCCAAACTGGGAAATAGCTTTTTCTCTGGAGGTAATGATGTCAGCATGAAGATAGCTCGGCCGGTGCACAGCATACCACAGGCCAGCCCGCTCGCGGCGCCGCCCGTCGTCGCCCCTGCTCCAGTACCTGA TTTTCCTGTTGACTTTTCAACTGCAAATATTTATAACAGTAGCCagtttaataataatgtaaacaaCAATTATGTGCCTGTCCCATCCACCACTACAAGTTTTGCAGCTTTTACTCCTCCATCATCTACTGCTA ATGATCGCTATGCAGCATTAGCAGATTTAGATCATGCACTGAGACAGCAAAACATGAAGTCAATGG AGGAAGGTAACAATATAAATAGCAAGAATCCGTTCCAAAGTGCACCAACCAATGACTTCTTCGGCAGTAAAAACCCTTTCTTCAATGGGAGTTGGAGCGCTGCTCCGGCGCCTGTGCCTGTTAATCCTTTCATG CCATCATCTAACTCTGGGAACTATGTTAATTCGAAGAATCCTTTTCTTTGA